In the Psychromicrobium lacuslunae genome, CTGGAAGCCATCGATACCAATCGACGAAGCTAGCTCGGCGGCCAGGCCAAGGAAGAACTCGCTCTTGGCGATTGTCCGGGTGACCACCTGATGGGTCATGAGCGCAGCGGCACCGGTCTCTGAATAAAACGCATTACAAAGCTCGGGGTGACCGAGCATGAAGATACGTTCCCGGGGTACGAAGACGTGATCAAAGATCACCACGGCATCCATCTCTTCGAAACGCCCGGCCAGCGGTTCGTCGTGTACGCCTTTCCCGGTATAAAGCGAGGTACGGCAAAGATAACGTAACCCTGGAGTGTCATTGGGAATCGCAAAAGCGTATGAATATGGCGCATCCTCGGGGGTACTGCGCAACACCGTGGATGGAAACACCAACAGCTCATCGGCGATGGGGGCGCTCGTCGCGAGCATCCGAGCACCGTGCACCACAATGCCGTCAGCGCGCTCCTCCACCACCCGGGCCGCCAGCTGTCCCCCCAGCTGCTCGGATCCGGAGACCGAACGATTGACCTGCGGCGGAATCAGGGTATGCGTGGCCAACAAGTCGTTCTCACGGCAATACTCGTAGTAACGACGAATATTCTCCCCAAAATCTGGGTCGGCCTGAGCAAACCACTTCTCGGCGGCGGCCAACGCGGTCAACGCTGAGTTCATATAGTCGCCGGTGCGGCCCAGAAAGCCGTTTGAGTACTCGGCCCAGCTGGAGATCGCGGCACGGCGATGCGCCAGATCTTCTTGACTACGAGGCACCAGGAAAGAAGCATTCACCCGATCCCCGCTACTGGGCGACTGATAGGTCAACACCGATTGAAACCTCGGGTCATGCTGCAGATCGAAAAGCTTGGCATAGCTCCGTGCGACATTCCTGAAGGCGGGGTGCTCGGCAATGTTTTCACTCACCACTTCGCCGTCAATCGCGATATGCGGTCGCATTGAATTCAGCTTATCCAGGTATTGCTGCCCGGTCCGAATGCCCATTTTCCTGCTTTCTTCTCTGCACTAATCGAGCACGACAAGCAGTCGCGTCGTCGAGATTCTCGTCGCTAGAGTAGGTCCTCTACGCCGAGCTGACTCTCCGGGATGGTGGTAAAGCGCGAGTTCGCGAAGGCCAGCGCATCGCCACTGCGATAACTGAAATCCACCACCTCCCCGAGATACAAGGTGTGATCTCCGCCGTCGTAAGCCGCCCAGGGCGTACATTCGAAGAAGGCCAGCACATTCGCCAGTCTCGGCGCCACTTGACCCTCGATCCAGAGCGGCTCGTGCGCTTGCGGACGACCGGCGAAATGCATGGCTAGACTCTGCTGCTCGGCCCCGAGAATATTGACGGTAAAAGGGCGATTGGCCAACTCATCATGTGATCTGGCGGTCCGGGCAATCGAGGCGAGGACCAAGGGTGGTTCCATCGAGACCGAAGTGAAGGAGTTGACGGTGATGCCATGTCGGGTGGTGCCTTCAAAAGTCACTATGGCTACTCCGGTGGCGAACCGTCCCAGCGAACCGCGGAAATGGTGGTCCCGGGACCTGATGGTTCGTCGTTGATACTCGCTCGGATCGCCCATACTCTGCCCCCTCGACCCCGCCCCCTGCCGGAACGTGGCCCACATCCTCGAAGTGTTCTATTATCGAACACCATGTGCTAATAATGATTGCTTAGTAACAGCCACGTCAAACCATAGTCTGGAGCAGCTGTGCCCGGTGAACAAGCGGAAGCCGCCGCCCACTCGCAAACCCTCTCTCGAGGGATCCGAGCCCTTGAGCTGCTAGCGCAGGCTGCCACTCCACTCAGCATTGCTGAATTATCTGAACAGCTCGGGGTTCACCGTTCGATTGCTTACCGCATTCTCCGAACACTGGAGGACCACTCACTTGTCTTCCGGGATGATGCCGGTCGGGTGGCTCCCGGTGCTGGCCTTGCCATTCTAGCGCGCTCGGTTTCCCGCGATCTGCAAGCTGTTGCCTTGCCAGAACTCAACCAGCTCAGCGATGAGCTCGGGATGACTGCCTTTATCGGCGTCTGGGATCGGCAAGATTGTGTCACTTTGGTTGCCGTGGAACCTCAACACACCGGGGCCACCGTAGCGCAGCGTCCGGGTAGCCGCCATCCACTCTCAACTGGTGCGCCCGGTATCGCCATCCAATCCACTATGAATGCTGCACAGTGGGCGCGACTTGCCCCGGATCAGCCCTATCGAGATGCAGCCAAACTAGCTAAGGAACGCGGTTTCGCACACAGCCATGATGAGGTTATTCCCGGCCTGAATTCGGTCGCCGCCGCCATTACCATCCCGGGTGCTCGGCCGGCGGCCCTTGCGGTGGTGTACATCCGAAGCGAAATCTCCGAGGAACTACTTGGAGCCCGGGTTGCCGAATCGGCTGTCCGAATTTCAGCGCTGCTGCGCTAGCCGCTACCGGCTGCGCTGCTAGCTCCGCCAGCCGTGATCGAACTGCTTTCAGGCGCTTGCACGCCTTCAGGTTGTGCTGTGCACGCTCGCCCCACGCAGCCAAGCCGCGGTCAGCAGCCCTAAGAGGAAAAGCAAGCTTGCGGCGGCCACCGGAACGATGAACGCTTGATGATATCCAGAGCCCTCGGCGAGCGAGCCGGCCAAAGACGAGCCCAGCGCGGTACCCGCCACAATACCGCTTGCCAGTAAGGTCATCACGGTGCCCAGCCAGCGTCGTGGTGCGACCAGTCCGCCAATACTGAATATCGTGACCATGGTCGGGCCGACCGGAATGCCTAGTAAGAACAAGGCCAGCAGCATGGTCGGGACAGTGTCCGGCAACAATAAAAATACCGAGAGGATCGCCATCGCCGCCGCCAGCACCAGCCAACGCCAGCGTTGGCCGAAGGAGCGGGGCCAATAAGCCACCGATAGCGCCGCAGCAGCCGAGCTAAGCCCCATCACTGCATAAAGCAGACCAGCCAGCTCAGAACCACCTGAGTTCGCCGCCACTGAGCCGGTGAAAGCGCTCAGCGAGGTCAGCGTCGAACCGAAGAACGTGCCCATACAGAGCATGCCCAATACCGGGACCGCGACCTTCAACCAGACCGAACGATCATTACCAGCTACAGGTTCCGGAGCGATCTTGCCGCCGCGCTGGGCCGCGACGGCATGCACGGTGCGATGCAGCGCGAAAGCGGTGACCAGGCTGAGTGTCAGGGCGGCGGCCAGCACGATTGGCAGCCACGGAGCGATCAGCGAAGCCAAGATACCCACCAGGGCCGGACCAAGCACAAAGGTCAGCTCGTCGGCGGTGCTCTCATAGGAGAGAGCGGTATCTAAGGCACCATCCCTACGTGATTCCGGCACCTTCCTGACCAGGGCCATCCAGCGGACCCTGGCCAGCGGTCCGACCTGCGGGGAACTCGCACCGGCAAGCCAGCTAGCGACCAGGATCCAGGCGATGTTCGCTCCGTTAAACCCCTCCTCCGCGCCGGCTATCCAATAGCTCAGCGCAATCACCAGGCCCAGGAAAACGGTATTGGCCACCGCAGCCGCGATGAGGACCGGTTTCTGACCAATCCGGTCGGCGATGAAACCAAGTAATGGTGCGCCCATTGCCGAGCCGATGCCCGCGGCCCCGGCGGCAAAACCACCAATCGCGTAGGAGTGGCTGACCGCGGTGACCAGGGTGAGCACTCCGACATTGAGCATCGCCAGCGGAAGCCGGGCAAACAACCCTAGCGGCACAAAGCCCCGACCGGAAAGAGCTAGGATTCGGCCGAAACGCCCCGGCGATTGTTCCGAATCCGGTGCAGCGGAGCTTCCAGCAGTGGATTCGCCTTGAGTAACGGACCCCGTTGGGTCAACGGTGATCTGCTGGGGATTTATCGTCTCAGAAGGTATCCCCAGTGAATCTTCAGGGGCAGAGGATTTAGCGGATTGAGGCACAATGCGCCTTTCGGGTACGCGTCACAACGTGCATCGTCCCTCCGCCCGATGCACCCGACCCGGTTACACCACTATTCTAGCTCATCAAGAACCTTGGTGGTCAGCGTGGAACCGGCCCGGCCTTTGATCACTTGGAGCTGCTGCGGAATTCGCAGT is a window encoding:
- the hpaB gene encoding 4-hydroxyphenylacetate 3-monooxygenase, oxygenase component translates to MGIRTGQQYLDKLNSMRPHIAIDGEVVSENIAEHPAFRNVARSYAKLFDLQHDPRFQSVLTYQSPSSGDRVNASFLVPRSQEDLAHRRAAISSWAEYSNGFLGRTGDYMNSALTALAAAEKWFAQADPDFGENIRRYYEYCRENDLLATHTLIPPQVNRSVSGSEQLGGQLAARVVEERADGIVVHGARMLATSAPIADELLVFPSTVLRSTPEDAPYSYAFAIPNDTPGLRYLCRTSLYTGKGVHDEPLAGRFEEMDAVVIFDHVFVPRERIFMLGHPELCNAFYSETGAAALMTHQVVTRTIAKSEFFLGLAAELASSIGIDGFQHIQEDLAELIQAVEIGKALMRASEADAAPSEDGVMLPKWSTLNAARNWYPKVAQRFPQIIRKFSASGLMALPGEADLHSESLADIELYLQAKTLTGPERVRLFKLAYDASVSAFSGRQALYEYFFFGDPVRMAGALVNSYQTEPLQARVREFLARED
- a CDS encoding flavin reductase family protein, with protein sequence MGDPSEYQRRTIRSRDHHFRGSLGRFATGVAIVTFEGTTRHGITVNSFTSVSMEPPLVLASIARTARSHDELANRPFTVNILGAEQQSLAMHFAGRPQAHEPLWIEGQVAPRLANVLAFFECTPWAAYDGGDHTLYLGEVVDFSYRSGDALAFANSRFTTIPESQLGVEDLL
- a CDS encoding IclR family transcriptional regulator; its protein translation is MPGEQAEAAAHSQTLSRGIRALELLAQAATPLSIAELSEQLGVHRSIAYRILRTLEDHSLVFRDDAGRVAPGAGLAILARSVSRDLQAVALPELNQLSDELGMTAFIGVWDRQDCVTLVAVEPQHTGATVAQRPGSRHPLSTGAPGIAIQSTMNAAQWARLAPDQPYRDAAKLAKERGFAHSHDEVIPGLNSVAAAITIPGARPAALAVVYIRSEISEELLGARVAESAVRISALLR
- a CDS encoding MFS transporter → MTVDPTGSVTQGESTAGSSAAPDSEQSPGRFGRILALSGRGFVPLGLFARLPLAMLNVGVLTLVTAVSHSYAIGGFAAGAAGIGSAMGAPLLGFIADRIGQKPVLIAAAVANTVFLGLVIALSYWIAGAEEGFNGANIAWILVASWLAGASSPQVGPLARVRWMALVRKVPESRRDGALDTALSYESTADELTFVLGPALVGILASLIAPWLPIVLAAALTLSLVTAFALHRTVHAVAAQRGGKIAPEPVAGNDRSVWLKVAVPVLGMLCMGTFFGSTLTSLSAFTGSVAANSGGSELAGLLYAVMGLSSAAAALSVAYWPRSFGQRWRWLVLAAAMAILSVFLLLPDTVPTMLLALFLLGIPVGPTMVTIFSIGGLVAPRRWLGTVMTLLASGIVAGTALGSSLAGSLAEGSGYHQAFIVPVAAASLLFLLGLLTAAWLRGASVHSTT